A genomic region of Leptolyngbyaceae cyanobacterium contains the following coding sequences:
- a CDS encoding CHAT domain-containing tetratricopeptide repeat protein, translating into MATFYAIAQLLNVKEKLMKNHRKIQLSKSYFLPFIFYFLSGLTISLVSYPAQGILIEPRLIVQNEAQKAQADSFLQLGEQQLNRREFKEAAESFQQALKISRELQENDWVNRAEIGLAKASLLMGDYPQAIRLFSQILPRERANGNRAETILSNLGLALFLSGQTQAAEPFLKEAIVGWESIRALDNDDINKITLFEQQAHTYRLLQKVLVAQRKTDAALELAEASRARALVEQLVQSKGNLKSPNIEQIKQIAKAHNTTLVEYSIVGNEIRVLGNEPEEQTDLLIWVIKPTGEVVFRQVSLQQRQGNYLSRLIIKTREEAIGVRGRGISVTPRLSGTEQPTKLDQLQQLHQLLIQPIAEFLPTDPNARVTFIPQGFLFLVPFAALQDANGKYLIEKHTITIAPSIQVLDLTRQAKQAISPTGKSVIVGNPIMPNIPGEPPQQLASLPGSEREAIAIASILNTKPIIGTDATKSAVLQQLENARIIHLATHGLLDIDANLNEFGEPTIPVRTARESNVFITPGAVTVGPNVMIGGVRAELSLAREKVVRVTMPGAIALAPSGNDNGFLTAREIAEMKLNAELVVLSACDTGRGRVTGDGIIGLSRAFIAAGVPSVIVSLWAVPDAPTANLMTVFYQNLQQKQDKAQALRQAMLATMKKHPNPRDWAAFTLVGEPF; encoded by the coding sequence ATGGCAACATTTTATGCGATCGCGCAATTACTCAACGTTAAGGAAAAACTCATGAAAAACCATCGGAAAATTCAATTATCTAAATCTTATTTTTTACCTTTTATCTTTTACTTCTTATCCGGTTTAACGATATCTTTAGTTAGCTATCCAGCCCAAGGAATCTTAATCGAACCGCGTTTAATCGTTCAAAACGAAGCTCAAAAAGCACAAGCAGATAGTTTCCTGCAATTAGGAGAACAACAATTAAATCGTCGCGAATTTAAAGAAGCTGCCGAATCTTTCCAACAAGCTTTAAAGATTTCCCGAGAACTACAGGAAAATGATTGGGTTAATAGAGCAGAAATCGGATTAGCTAAAGCATCTTTGTTAATGGGGGATTACCCGCAAGCAATTCGATTATTTAGTCAAATATTGCCGAGAGAACGTGCTAACGGTAACCGTGCGGAAACGATTTTGAGCAATCTTGGGTTAGCTTTGTTTCTATCGGGGCAAACCCAAGCAGCAGAACCATTTTTAAAGGAGGCAATTGTCGGTTGGGAATCAATTCGCGCTCTCGATAATGATGATATCAATAAAATTACTTTATTTGAGCAGCAAGCTCACACTTATCGATTATTGCAAAAAGTTTTGGTTGCTCAACGCAAAACCGATGCGGCTTTAGAATTAGCAGAAGCCAGTCGAGCTAGGGCGTTAGTCGAGCAGTTGGTTCAGTCAAAAGGTAATCTCAAATCTCCCAATATCGAACAAATTAAACAAATTGCCAAAGCTCATAACACTACTTTAGTTGAATACTCAATAGTGGGCAATGAAATCCGAGTTTTAGGTAACGAACCAGAAGAGCAAACAGATTTGTTGATTTGGGTAATTAAACCGACTGGAGAAGTAGTATTTCGACAAGTTAGTTTACAACAGAGACAAGGAAATTATTTATCGCGATTAATTATCAAAACTCGCGAAGAAGCAATTGGGGTGAGAGGGCGAGGAATTTCGGTGACCCCTAGACTTTCCGGTACGGAACAACCGACTAAACTAGATCAATTGCAGCAACTTCATCAACTATTAATTCAACCTATTGCCGAATTTTTACCAACCGATCCTAATGCGCGGGTAACCTTTATTCCACAGGGCTTTTTATTTTTAGTTCCCTTCGCTGCTTTGCAAGATGCTAATGGCAAATATCTGATTGAAAAACATACAATTACGATCGCACCATCAATTCAAGTATTGGATTTAACCCGCCAAGCTAAACAAGCAATCTCACCAACTGGAAAGTCGGTAATCGTGGGAAATCCAATCATGCCCAACATTCCGGGCGAGCCGCCCCAACAATTAGCTTCTTTACCGGGATCGGAGCGAGAAGCGATCGCGATCGCATCCATTTTAAACACTAAACCCATCATCGGTACAGATGCTACTAAATCAGCCGTTTTACAACAACTAGAGAATGCTCGAATCATCCATTTAGCAACGCACGGGCTACTAGATATCGATGCTAATTTAAATGAATTTGGCGAACCAACCATACCCGTGCGAACTGCTAGAGAAAGCAACGTATTTATCACCCCAGGCGCAGTTACTGTGGGTCCGAACGTCATGATTGGCGGTGTCCGCGCCGAACTATCTTTAGCTAGAGAAAAGGTAGTGCGAGTAACCATGCCAGGAGCAATCGCCCTCGCTCCCTCTGGCAATGATAACGGCTTTTTAACCGCTCGAGAAATCGCTGAAATGAAACTAAATGCAGAATTAGTCGTGTTGAGCGCTTGCGATACTGGTAGAGGAAGAGTTACTGGCGATGGAATTATCGGGCTTTCTCGTGCTTTTATCGCAGCTGGCGTACCCAGCGTCATCGTATCTTTGTGGGCGGTTCCCGATGCTCCCACCGCTAATTTAATGACCGTTTTTTATCAAAATTTGCAACAAAAACAAGATAAAGCACAAGCATTGCGACAGGCAATGTTAGCAACCATGAAAAAACATCCAAATCCCAGAGATTGGGCAGCATTTACTTTGGTTGGCGAGCCTTTTTAA
- a CDS encoding rhodanese-like domain-containing protein, which produces MTNTYSKNLQEIDAATLKQLLNREKVTLIDVREPGEYASERIKGAKLMPLSQFNPAEIKVSDDKTLVLYCQSSNRSRKAAQQMLDFGFSPVIHLQGGLNAWKQAGYQTEINKNAPISMMRQVQIVAGLLVFSGTVLGAFVSPWFLILSGFVGAGLMFAGITGTCALGMLLAKLPYNQRV; this is translated from the coding sequence ATGACCAACACTTACAGCAAAAATCTCCAAGAAATTGATGCAGCTACTCTCAAACAATTGCTGAATCGGGAAAAAGTTACCCTGATTGATGTACGAGAACCGGGTGAATATGCCAGCGAACGCATCAAAGGTGCAAAACTGATGCCTCTTTCTCAGTTTAATCCAGCCGAAATCAAAGTGAGCGATGATAAAACCCTTGTCCTTTATTGTCAGAGTAGCAACCGTTCCAGAAAAGCCGCACAACAAATGTTAGATTTTGGATTTTCGCCCGTGATTCATCTGCAAGGCGGACTGAATGCTTGGAAACAAGCAGGTTATCAAACTGAAATTAATAAAAATGCTCCTATTAGCATGATGCGACAAGTACAGATCGTAGCTGGCTTATTGGTATTTTCAGGAACAGTTTTAGGCGCTTTTGTTTCACCTTGGTTTTTAATCTTAAGTGGTTTTGTCGGTGCTGGTTTGATGTTTGCTGGGATAACAGGTACTTGTGCTTTAGGAATGTTGTTGGCGAAGCTTCCGTATAATCAGAGGGTTTAG
- a CDS encoding NAD(P)H-dependent oxidoreductase, with product MTSTIVSPEQVLQQLNWRYATKKFDPAKKIPAEVWHNLENSLVLAPSSFGLQPWKFFVVNNPEIRQQLVEHSWGQTQVVDASHLVVLAIKKDLSEADVDYYIKYMSDVRQVPVDALQGLANVIKNFLNNPPVNLKEWAARQVYIALGQFMTAAAMLGIDTCPMEGFNPAKYDELLGLTEQGYSAVVVCPAGYRAADDKYAAMPKVRYPSEEVVQYV from the coding sequence ATGACCAGCACTATCGTTTCACCCGAACAGGTACTCCAACAGTTAAATTGGCGATATGCCACTAAAAAGTTCGACCCCGCGAAAAAGATTCCTGCCGAAGTTTGGCATAACTTGGAAAACAGCCTAGTACTGGCTCCTTCATCGTTTGGATTGCAACCGTGGAAGTTTTTCGTGGTAAACAATCCAGAAATCCGTCAGCAATTAGTCGAGCATTCCTGGGGACAAACACAGGTAGTAGATGCTTCTCATCTGGTAGTGTTGGCGATTAAAAAAGATTTGAGCGAAGCGGATGTAGATTACTACATAAAATATATGTCCGACGTGCGTCAGGTTCCCGTGGATGCTTTGCAGGGATTAGCCAACGTGATTAAAAACTTCCTAAATAATCCGCCAGTTAATCTTAAGGAGTGGGCTGCCCGACAAGTCTATATTGCTTTGGGACAGTTCATGACAGCTGCTGCCATGCTGGGAATCGATACATGTCCGATGGAAGGATTTAATCCCGCCAAGTACGATGAACTACTGGGGCTAACGGAACAAGGATACTCGGCTGTAGTAGTCTGTCCCGCAGGCTATCGCGCAGCAGATGATAAGTATGCTGCTATGCCGAAAGTGCGTTATCCAAGTGAGGAAGTTGTGCAGTACGTCTAA
- a CDS encoding DEAD/DEAH box helicase — protein MSESPFSRLAPFIQEYIYANGWTELRAVQIEACRVIFETDAHLLIAAATASGKTEAAFLPVVTLLYEKPPESIGVVYIGPIKALINDQFERLNNLLKEADIPVLPWHGDIAQSRKQIFLKDPRGILQITPESLESLLINKDATELTRLFKDLRFIIIDEIHAFMGTERGYQILSQLTRLSRYVKEPPRRIGLSATLGDYSSAEDWLRAETKTPVTTANFSDKKRTVHLALEHFYIPEDSAEDSVNSPHYQHIFNLTKSRKCLIFTNNRSETESVISNLRQIASNEGLPDIYHVHHGSISAKLRSAAEEAMRLSNTPAVTAATVTLEMGIDIGQLERVIQLDAPFSVASFLQRLGRTGRRGDPADMRFVCTEDELSGEENLGEQIPWQLLQCIAIIQLYLEDRWIEPIRPVQYPLSLLYQQTMSILRANGELSPAGLAELVLTLPPFRGISQDDFRLLLRYLIDISHLEQTDRGDLIVGSAAEKMVHSFHFYAVFAEQKEYIVRDDVMEIGSIVMPPAIGKRFTLAGRTWEVIDIEPKARTLWVKQVEGIASIAWRSNSSVNIHTRILQRMRQVLLEDKEYSFLQKGAKERLKVARQVARNAGLDKTNILLLENKSYCIFPWLGTVGFRTLERLLNLFGRELLDIKSIGGLSPYFLTVKVGKNQSQDFGKGVVALCQQGISTEDLVAASEAPKIQKYDEFIPPELLRKAFAIDYLDMAEVVKITSS, from the coding sequence ATGAGCGAATCTCCTTTTTCCAGACTAGCACCATTTATCCAAGAATACATCTATGCTAATGGTTGGACTGAATTAAGAGCAGTTCAAATCGAAGCTTGTCGAGTTATTTTTGAAACCGATGCTCATTTATTAATTGCGGCTGCTACCGCTTCTGGAAAAACGGAAGCAGCTTTTTTGCCAGTGGTAACTCTTCTGTACGAAAAACCACCAGAAAGTATTGGAGTTGTCTACATCGGGCCGATCAAAGCTTTAATCAACGACCAATTTGAACGATTAAATAATCTGTTAAAAGAAGCCGATATTCCCGTTTTACCTTGGCACGGTGATATCGCCCAAAGCCGCAAACAAATATTTCTCAAAGACCCTAGAGGTATTCTGCAAATCACTCCAGAATCTTTAGAAAGTTTGCTGATTAACAAAGACGCTACCGAACTTACGCGCTTATTTAAAGATTTACGATTTATCATTATTGATGAAATCCACGCTTTCATGGGAACCGAACGAGGTTATCAGATACTTTCCCAGTTAACCCGGTTATCCAGATATGTAAAAGAACCGCCACGTCGCATTGGTTTATCTGCTACTTTGGGAGATTACTCTTCTGCTGAAGATTGGTTGCGTGCGGAAACTAAAACACCTGTAACTACTGCTAATTTTAGCGATAAAAAGCGCACGGTTCACTTGGCTTTAGAGCATTTCTATATTCCTGAAGATTCAGCAGAAGATTCGGTAAATAGTCCTCATTACCAACATATTTTTAATTTAACTAAGTCTCGCAAATGTCTGATTTTTACTAATAATCGCTCTGAAACAGAATCGGTGATTAGTAATTTACGACAAATTGCTTCAAATGAAGGATTGCCAGATATATATCACGTCCATCATGGCAGTATTTCTGCTAAGTTGCGGTCAGCAGCAGAAGAAGCGATGCGTTTATCAAATACTCCGGCGGTGACGGCGGCAACAGTTACTTTGGAAATGGGAATTGATATCGGTCAATTAGAGCGAGTAATTCAATTAGATGCACCTTTTTCCGTAGCGAGTTTTTTGCAGAGATTGGGACGCACTGGTAGGCGAGGTGACCCGGCTGATATGCGGTTTGTTTGCACGGAAGATGAGTTATCGGGGGAGGAAAATTTAGGTGAACAAATTCCTTGGCAGTTACTACAATGTATTGCGATTATTCAACTTTATTTAGAAGACCGTTGGATCGAACCTATTCGACCAGTTCAATATCCTTTAAGTTTGTTATATCAACAAACTATGAGTATTTTAAGAGCGAATGGTGAACTTTCACCTGCTGGTCTGGCTGAATTGGTTTTAACTTTACCGCCGTTTAGGGGGATTTCTCAAGATGATTTTCGTCTGTTGTTGCGTTATTTAATTGATATTAGTCATCTTGAACAAACGGACAGGGGAGATTTAATTGTTGGTTCGGCGGCAGAAAAAATGGTGCATTCTTTTCATTTTTATGCGGTGTTTGCGGAACAAAAGGAGTATATTGTCCGGGATGATGTGATGGAAATTGGCAGTATTGTGATGCCTCCGGCGATTGGCAAACGGTTTACTTTGGCGGGTCGGACTTGGGAAGTTATCGATATTGAACCGAAGGCGAGAACTCTTTGGGTGAAGCAAGTGGAGGGAATTGCTAGTATTGCTTGGCGTAGTAATAGCAGTGTGAATATTCATACTCGGATTTTACAGAGAATGCGACAAGTTTTATTGGAAGATAAGGAATATAGTTTTTTGCAAAAAGGTGCGAAAGAAAGATTAAAAGTTGCTCGTCAAGTAGCTCGAAATGCGGGATTGGATAAAACTAATATATTGCTTTTGGAAAATAAGAGTTATTGTATTTTTCCTTGGTTGGGTACGGTAGGCTTTCGCACTTTGGAAAGGTTACTAAATTTGTTTGGTCGCGAGTTGTTAGATATTAAAAGTATCGGCGGTTTGTCACCTTATTTTTTGACTGTTAAAGTTGGTAAAAATCAGTCGCAAGATTTTGGTAAAGGGGTGGTGGCGCTTTGTCAACAGGGAATTTCTACAGAAGACTTGGTAGCTGCTTCGGAAGCGCCGAAAATTCAAAAGTATGACGAGTTTATTCCGCCTGAGTTACTGCGTAAAGCTTTTGCGATCGATTATCTCGATATGGCAGAAGTAGTAAAAATTACTAGTAGTTGA
- a CDS encoding DUF4241 domain-containing protein: MNQPDFSKVFQPEQRLRPDRDDIILRPYNIGELVLTSGKLVACDPLVNPNSEPFAISLTPGRYPVILSVAHISSNNDSRVAYAMLRLSEKNAVRWEMALLPDEDLNLLSDDEVFGYGVDSGTGCFMDEEVGLMINESIFEASYEKTLTTKLEEALSKHDISTWCWANFCVDESNQANVIAFSSGWGDGTYATYFGYDEEGNIVNVVTDFEV, encoded by the coding sequence ATGAATCAGCCAGATTTTTCTAAAGTTTTTCAACCAGAACAAAGATTAAGGCCCGATCGAGATGATATCATCTTAAGACCTTATAACATTGGGGAATTAGTTTTAACTTCAGGAAAATTAGTAGCTTGCGATCCCTTAGTTAATCCAAATAGCGAACCATTTGCAATTAGTTTAACACCTGGGCGTTATCCAGTGATTTTAAGCGTTGCTCATATCTCAAGCAATAATGATTCAAGAGTTGCGTATGCGATGCTTCGTTTGAGTGAGAAAAATGCCGTGAGATGGGAAATGGCTCTTTTACCTGATGAGGATTTAAATTTACTTTCTGATGACGAAGTATTTGGCTACGGCGTTGACTCTGGAACTGGCTGTTTTATGGATGAAGAAGTTGGGCTGATGATTAATGAATCAATTTTTGAAGCTTCATATGAAAAAACTTTGACTACCAAGCTAGAGGAAGCATTAAGCAAACATGACATATCTACATGGTGCTGGGCTAATTTTTGTGTAGATGAATCTAATCAGGCTAATGTCATCGCATTTTCATCGGGATGGGGAGATGGAACTTATGCTACATATTTCGGATACGATGAAGAAGGAAACATTGTTAATGTTGTTACTGATTTTGAGGTTTAA
- a CDS encoding metalloregulator ArsR/SmtB family transcription factor encodes MLKASPTTLAPVADYFKVLSEVSRLQVLCAIKSGPKNVTEIIDITGLGQANVSKHLKILAQAGIITRQPQGVNVFYQISDPLIFDLCELVCQRLLIRLEEQTEQLKQLESLHPVYEMQS; translated from the coding sequence ATGTTGAAAGCGTCCCCTACTACCCTTGCTCCGGTTGCAGATTATTTCAAAGTTTTGTCTGAGGTCAGCCGCTTGCAAGTATTGTGCGCCATCAAGTCCGGGCCAAAAAACGTGACTGAAATTATCGATATCACTGGACTGGGGCAGGCAAATGTATCCAAGCACCTGAAAATTTTGGCCCAAGCAGGCATTATTACCAGGCAGCCCCAAGGAGTAAATGTTTTTTACCAAATATCAGATCCGTTAATCTTTGATTTATGCGAATTGGTATGCCAGCGTTTGTTGATTAGGTTGGAAGAGCAAACAGAACAACTCAAACAACTGGAAAGCTTGCATCCAGTTTATGAAATGCAAAGCTAG
- a CDS encoding transglycosylase SLT domain-containing protein yields the protein MRKTSSLSFNRSSYGSVKYKQRRQQQIALGVVFGLCGLLMAIPLVEAKYGRGLAQRTVACLFHKNSRQTTGYQSNKSVFSLAGLPPDRRAAELEAIANGGSGRESARARYMLASDLIQQQQGQKAAQLLEGLECNYSLLGAHAIAKRAQAYQVMGDQAKATAEWENLLKYYPDTPVALEALYALGKKKPDDWKKAIEKYPSHPRTLEMARSWLEDNPPNQRDLLLLLARYSFDQPGVSTVLDRLVSLPDTINGKPLKPIDKKDWEAIAKGYWRDRKYGQASAAYAKSEATSRNAYLMARGLELAEKPRDANQAYKKLVQDFPKAEETGKALIQIARIEPSIEAVPYLDQAIENFPDSAGEALLEKAETLKHLDNPAAARETRQLLLTKYSNSDAAAAYRWEMAQASAKAGDIQGALQWAKPILDRNPHSEQAREAGFWAGKWAIQLGQQEQAKAAFQQVIALYPYSYYAWRSAVFLGWDVGDFSTARQMSAEIVLPEERPELPTGSALVQELYQLGQEQDAWMQWQAEFQKRLEPTVDQRFTNGLLRLLAGEYLAGIEEIYSIGDKDNPSERAEYEALQKKPIYWYALYPLPYLQTIETWSQKRKVNPLLVLALMRQESRFMPTIRSRAGAVGLMQMMPPVAASIAKQIDVEEYSLENTNDNINLGVALLASDHSIFSNNSLLALASYNAGAGNVRQWVNQKPLTDPDEFVESIPFPETKDYVKQVFGNYWNYLRLYHPKVSQLVAQK from the coding sequence ATGAGAAAAACGTCGAGTCTTAGTTTCAACCGTTCCAGTTACGGTTCGGTTAAGTACAAACAACGCAGGCAACAACAAATTGCTCTTGGCGTCGTTTTCGGACTGTGTGGACTGCTGATGGCCATACCACTTGTGGAAGCAAAGTATGGTCGCGGATTAGCGCAAAGAACCGTTGCGTGTCTGTTCCACAAAAATAGCCGTCAAACGACGGGATATCAGAGCAACAAGAGTGTTTTCTCACTGGCAGGGTTGCCACCGGATCGACGAGCCGCCGAGCTAGAAGCGATCGCTAACGGAGGAAGTGGTCGAGAGAGCGCCCGCGCCCGTTATATGCTGGCATCGGATTTGATTCAACAGCAGCAGGGACAAAAGGCAGCCCAGTTGTTAGAAGGTTTAGAGTGCAACTATTCCCTTCTAGGCGCACACGCGATCGCCAAACGCGCCCAAGCGTACCAAGTGATGGGCGACCAAGCGAAAGCAACTGCCGAGTGGGAGAATTTGCTCAAATATTACCCCGACACTCCCGTAGCGCTAGAAGCTTTATACGCCTTGGGAAAGAAGAAACCGGACGATTGGAAAAAAGCGATCGAAAAATATCCCAGTCATCCCCGCACCCTAGAAATGGCACGCTCGTGGTTAGAGGATAATCCCCCCAATCAACGAGACTTACTATTGTTACTAGCAAGGTATAGCTTTGACCAGCCTGGGGTTAGTACGGTATTAGATCGGTTAGTGAGCCTGCCCGATACGATCAATGGTAAACCTTTAAAGCCGATCGATAAAAAAGACTGGGAAGCGATCGCCAAAGGTTACTGGAGAGATCGCAAATACGGACAAGCCAGCGCTGCTTATGCGAAAAGCGAAGCCACATCTCGGAATGCCTACTTAATGGCGAGAGGACTTGAATTAGCCGAGAAACCGAGAGACGCTAATCAAGCTTACAAAAAGTTAGTCCAAGACTTCCCCAAAGCAGAAGAAACTGGCAAAGCACTAATTCAGATTGCCAGAATAGAACCATCTATAGAAGCAGTACCTTATCTCGACCAAGCGATCGAGAATTTCCCCGACTCAGCAGGGGAAGCACTGCTAGAAAAAGCCGAAACTTTAAAACACCTCGACAACCCCGCCGCTGCTCGAGAAACTCGTCAATTATTGCTCACCAAATATAGCAATTCCGATGCAGCCGCCGCATATCGGTGGGAAATGGCGCAGGCTAGTGCGAAAGCTGGAGATATCCAAGGAGCGTTGCAATGGGCTAAACCAATTCTCGATCGCAATCCCCATAGCGAACAAGCTCGCGAAGCAGGATTCTGGGCCGGAAAATGGGCCATCCAACTGGGGCAGCAAGAGCAAGCCAAAGCCGCTTTTCAACAAGTAATTGCCCTATATCCATATTCTTACTACGCTTGGCGGTCTGCGGTTTTCCTGGGTTGGGACGTGGGAGACTTTAGCACGGCGCGACAAATGTCCGCCGAAATAGTCCTGCCCGAGGAGCGTCCTGAATTACCTACCGGATCTGCCCTCGTGCAAGAACTATATCAATTGGGCCAAGAACAAGATGCCTGGATGCAATGGCAAGCAGAATTTCAAAAACGGCTAGAACCAACGGTAGATCAACGCTTTACCAATGGCCTTTTGAGGCTGTTAGCAGGGGAATATTTAGCCGGAATTGAAGAAATTTATAGCATAGGAGACAAAGACAACCCTTCAGAACGAGCGGAATACGAAGCTCTTCAGAAAAAGCCCATTTATTGGTATGCTTTGTATCCTCTTCCGTATTTGCAAACGATCGAAACTTGGTCTCAAAAGCGCAAAGTCAATCCTTTATTAGTGCTGGCTTTGATGAGGCAAGAATCCCGATTTATGCCCACCATCCGCTCTCGTGCAGGTGCCGTTGGTTTAATGCAAATGATGCCTCCAGTTGCCGCATCGATCGCCAAACAAATCGACGTTGAGGAATATTCCTTAGAAAATACCAATGACAACATTAACTTAGGGGTAGCACTTTTAGCTTCCGACCATTCAATCTTCAGCAATAATTCTTTATTAGCGCTGGCTAGTTACAATGCGGGTGCTGGTAACGTGAGGCAATGGGTAAACCAAAAACCATTAACCGATCCTGATGAGTTTGTGGAAAGCATTCCTTTTCCCGAAACTAAAGACTACGTTAAACAGGTGTTCGGTAACTATTGGAATTACCTGAGACTGTACCATCCCAAGGTGAGTCAGTTGGTAGCGCAGAAGTAA
- a CDS encoding AAA-like domain-containing protein produces MPRSLKVREDSIPIIKSSLLRNGFPSQKVLAEDLGISQSTVSNFLNGRPVDYANFIEISRILGQEWRNIADLNDNSQLESVPTLKAKFVISDRTSNSPLTQQLQQAFSAGGHQVFIPEKSTLPEEYLELSDYLVLTISEQFAVSEILLEEVRVAKEWQTFNLQKPAILPICLDLPWQNSLPFDLLQLLQEIQPWQWHTNQNPSILASEILNLLAEGLTSLTPNHEFAISWYQVEIADRKFSPSPHPAIPSSPLPAASPEIPEGQVEISSQFYIERNPIETRCYETITQPGALIRIKAPRQMGKTSLMARILHHAEQQGSKAIALSLQLANKRVFASSDKFLQWFCASVGQELGMLEQVTNCWELAEMIGSNQCCKAFFERYLLPGIPTTLTLGLDEVDRVFESPEIADDFFGLLRALHEEAKRRDIWKKFRLIVVHSTEVYIPLDINKSPFNVGLPIELPELNAVQVQELARRHGLNWSENHLGEKLMNLVGGHPYLVRLAMYHIARQDITLDRLVEEAITEVGIYSDHLRRHLWNLEKYPDLMLAMKDVVTAAQGVRLRSDLAFKLTSMGLVKLEGNHCVARCNLYQQYFRDRLIDS; encoded by the coding sequence ATGCCGCGATCGCTAAAGGTGCGTGAAGACTCTATCCCCATCATTAAGTCGTCTTTGTTGAGAAATGGCTTTCCCAGTCAGAAGGTGCTAGCGGAAGATTTGGGGATTTCTCAGTCCACCGTGAGCAACTTTTTGAACGGAAGACCCGTTGATTATGCAAATTTTATCGAAATATCCCGAATTTTAGGCCAAGAATGGCGGAATATTGCCGATCTAAATGATAATTCTCAGCTAGAATCAGTACCCACCCTAAAAGCTAAATTCGTGATTAGCGATCGCACTTCCAACTCCCCGCTAACTCAACAATTGCAACAAGCTTTCAGTGCAGGGGGTCACCAAGTCTTCATTCCCGAAAAAAGCACTCTGCCAGAAGAATATTTAGAGCTTTCAGATTACTTAGTGTTGACGATCTCCGAACAATTTGCCGTTAGCGAAATCTTATTAGAAGAAGTGCGAGTCGCCAAAGAATGGCAGACTTTTAACTTACAAAAGCCAGCTATATTACCAATCTGTCTGGATTTACCCTGGCAGAATTCTCTTCCCTTTGATTTGCTCCAACTTTTACAAGAAATTCAACCTTGGCAATGGCATACTAACCAAAATCCATCAATTCTAGCCTCGGAAATTCTCAACTTACTAGCAGAAGGACTCACTTCCTTAACCCCTAACCACGAATTCGCTATATCCTGGTATCAAGTTGAAATTGCTGACAGAAAATTCTCCCCATCCCCCCATCCCGCCATTCCCTCGTCTCCTCTCCCCGCCGCATCCCCAGAGATCCCAGAAGGACAAGTAGAAATATCTTCTCAGTTTTATATCGAGCGAAATCCCATCGAAACGCGCTGTTACGAAACGATTACTCAGCCAGGAGCACTGATTCGCATCAAAGCACCCAGACAGATGGGTAAAACTTCATTAATGGCACGCATTTTGCATCATGCAGAACAGCAAGGTTCAAAAGCGATCGCCTTAAGTTTGCAATTAGCTAATAAGCGAGTTTTTGCCAGTTCGGATAAATTTTTACAGTGGTTTTGTGCCAGCGTCGGTCAAGAATTAGGGATGCTCGAACAGGTAACCAACTGTTGGGAATTAGCCGAAATGATTGGCAGCAACCAATGTTGTAAAGCGTTTTTCGAGCGATATTTATTACCAGGGATTCCCACTACTTTAACTTTAGGATTGGATGAAGTAGATCGGGTTTTTGAATCTCCGGAAATTGCCGATGATTTTTTTGGTTTGTTGCGTGCTTTGCATGAAGAAGCCAAGCGTCGCGACATCTGGAAAAAGTTCCGTTTAATCGTCGTACATTCCACCGAAGTTTATATTCCTTTGGATATCAATAAATCACCTTTTAATGTGGGATTACCGATTGAATTACCAGAGCTTAATGCCGTGCAAGTACAAGAGTTAGCAAGACGACACGGATTAAATTGGAGTGAAAATCATCTAGGAGAAAAATTAATGAATTTAGTAGGAGGACATCCTTATTTAGTTAGATTAGCGATGTATCACATTGCTCGTCAGGATATTACTTTAGATCGTTTAGTGGAAGAAGCGATTACAGAAGTGGGAATTTACAGCGATCACTTGCGGCGACATCTATGGAATTTAGAAAAATATCCAGATTTAATGTTAGCTATGAAAGATGTTGTAACAGCTGCTCAAGGAGTGCGTTTGCGATCGGATTTGGCATTTAAGTTGACCAGTATGGGATTAGTGAAACTTGAAGGTAATCATTGCGTTGCTAGGTGCAATTTGTACCAGCAATATTTTCGCGATCGTTTAATCGATTCTTAA